In the Gammaproteobacteria bacterium genome, one interval contains:
- the uvrA gene encoding excinuclease ABC subunit UvrA, translating to MDTIHIRGARTHNLQGIDLDLPRDKLIVITGLSGSGKSSLAFDTIYAEGQRRYVESLSAYARQFLSIMEKPDVDHIEGLSPAISIEQKSTSHNPRSTVGTITEIYDYLRLLFARVGEPRCPEHDTALEAQTVSQMVDHVLAQPEGTRMILLAPVVQGRKGEHEQVIELLRRQGFVRARINGTVVELDEVPKLDRYKKHDIEAVVDRFKVRPDVQQRLAESFETALKLADGLAKVASLDVGEQPDVIFSAKFACPYCGYSLSELEPRLFSFNNPAGACTECDGLGTIQFFDSARVVQHPELSLPGGAIRGWDRRNAYYFQLIQALANHYEFDLDTVFHDLPEHVRQVILYGSDGVKLTFTYLNDRNGKVTRRHPFEGVIPNMERRYRDTESQLVREDLAKYLGSKACPSCGGTRLNTPARHVFITGLSISDITAMAVGPAEAFFAELQLEGRRGAIAAKILKELRQRLQFLVNVGLDYLTLDRSAETLSGGEAQRIRLASQIGAGLVGVMYILDEPSIGLHQRDNKRLLATLRHLRDLGNTVIVIEHDEEAINAADHVVDMGPGAGVHGGQVVMQGTPAELAAYPKSLTGQYLSGRKSISIPKRRTPVNGKRILRLYGASGNNLKQVDIELPVGLMICVTGVSGSGKSTLVNDTLYRLAARELNGANVDAAPSVRIEGLDQFDKVVDIDQSPIGRTPRSNPATYTGLFTPIRELFAVTPESRSRGYRPGRFSFNVKGGRCEACQGDGVIKVEMHFLPDIYVPCDVCKGKRYNRETLDVLYKGKNVHEVLEMPIEEAREFFHAIPTIARKLQTLTDVGLSYIKLGQNATTLSGGEAQRVKLSRELSKRDTGNTLYILDEPTTGLHFYDIEQLLRVLHRLRDHGNTIVVIEHNLEVIKTADWIIDLGPEGGDRGGEVVAVGTPEEVSRESRSYTGCYLGPILKRVARPEDETFRLEPLTDKAV from the coding sequence ATGGACACTATTCATATACGCGGTGCCCGAACACACAATCTACAGGGCATCGACCTCGACCTTCCGAGGGACAAGTTAATCGTCATCACAGGCCTGTCGGGGTCGGGCAAGTCCTCACTGGCATTTGACACTATCTATGCTGAGGGTCAGCGTCGCTATGTCGAGTCGTTGTCGGCCTATGCACGGCAGTTCCTTTCGATAATGGAAAAGCCGGACGTTGATCATATCGAAGGCTTATCACCGGCGATTTCCATCGAGCAGAAGTCAACGTCACATAACCCGCGATCTACGGTCGGTACGATCACGGAAATCTACGACTATTTACGCCTGCTGTTCGCGCGCGTTGGAGAACCCCGTTGTCCTGAGCATGATACCGCCCTTGAAGCGCAGACTGTGAGCCAGATGGTCGATCACGTTTTAGCGCAACCGGAAGGGACACGGATGATCCTTCTTGCACCGGTTGTCCAGGGGCGCAAGGGAGAGCATGAGCAGGTCATCGAATTGCTGCGTAGACAAGGCTTTGTACGCGCACGCATCAATGGCACTGTGGTAGAGCTTGACGAGGTCCCGAAGTTGGATCGTTACAAGAAACACGATATTGAAGCCGTCGTGGACCGCTTCAAGGTCAGGCCGGACGTTCAGCAACGCCTGGCCGAGTCTTTTGAGACGGCGTTGAAACTTGCCGATGGTCTCGCCAAGGTGGCGTCACTCGACGTAGGAGAGCAACCCGATGTGATCTTCTCCGCCAAGTTCGCCTGTCCGTATTGTGGATACAGTCTGAGCGAGCTCGAGCCACGGCTTTTTTCCTTTAACAATCCCGCTGGCGCGTGCACCGAGTGTGACGGCCTCGGGACCATCCAGTTTTTTGACTCGGCGCGGGTGGTTCAACACCCGGAACTGAGTCTCCCCGGCGGCGCAATACGCGGGTGGGATCGACGCAATGCTTATTATTTTCAGTTGATCCAGGCGCTCGCCAATCATTATGAGTTCGATCTGGATACGGTGTTCCATGATCTGCCTGAACACGTCCGACAGGTGATTCTTTATGGTAGCGACGGTGTCAAGCTCACCTTTACCTATCTGAATGACCGGAACGGTAAGGTAACGCGACGGCATCCGTTTGAGGGCGTCATCCCCAACATGGAGCGCCGTTACCGGGACACGGAATCCCAACTTGTGCGGGAGGACCTCGCAAAATATCTTGGCAGTAAGGCTTGTCCTTCTTGCGGCGGCACACGATTGAATACGCCTGCAAGGCATGTCTTTATCACAGGGTTGTCGATCTCGGATATCACAGCCATGGCAGTCGGACCGGCCGAGGCCTTCTTCGCGGAGCTGCAGCTCGAAGGTCGGCGAGGTGCGATCGCCGCAAAGATACTCAAGGAGCTCCGTCAGCGTCTGCAATTCCTCGTGAACGTCGGGCTTGATTATCTTACGTTGGATCGAAGCGCAGAGACGCTCTCGGGTGGCGAAGCTCAGCGTATCCGCCTGGCCAGTCAGATCGGTGCCGGGCTTGTCGGGGTCATGTATATTCTTGATGAGCCGTCCATCGGCCTGCACCAGCGCGACAACAAAAGGTTGCTTGCAACACTTCGTCATTTGCGTGATCTGGGCAACACCGTGATCGTCATCGAACATGACGAGGAAGCGATTAATGCGGCAGACCACGTCGTGGATATGGGGCCGGGTGCCGGAGTGCACGGCGGACAAGTCGTGATGCAGGGGACGCCGGCTGAGCTAGCCGCGTATCCCAAATCGCTCACGGGGCAATATCTCTCCGGCCGAAAGTCCATTTCCATACCTAAGCGGCGTACGCCAGTCAATGGGAAGCGCATCTTACGGCTGTATGGTGCAAGCGGGAATAATCTCAAGCAAGTTGATATTGAACTACCTGTTGGCTTGATGATTTGTGTTACGGGTGTGTCGGGATCGGGCAAGTCTACGCTGGTCAACGACACGCTGTATCGACTTGCGGCGCGTGAGTTGAACGGTGCCAATGTCGATGCGGCTCCCAGTGTTCGCATCGAGGGTTTGGATCAATTTGACAAGGTAGTGGACATCGACCAAAGTCCCATCGGCCGAACACCTCGTTCCAATCCCGCGACTTACACAGGGTTGTTTACTCCGATCCGGGAGCTCTTTGCTGTGACCCCGGAGAGTCGGTCGCGGGGCTATCGGCCCGGTCGCTTCAGTTTCAACGTGAAGGGCGGGCGTTGCGAAGCGTGTCAGGGCGATGGGGTGATTAAAGTGGAAATGCATTTTCTTCCCGATATTTACGTTCCCTGTGATGTGTGCAAAGGCAAACGCTACAATCGCGAAACGTTAGATGTCCTCTATAAAGGCAAAAATGTCCACGAAGTGCTGGAGATGCCCATTGAAGAGGCGCGGGAGTTTTTCCATGCAATACCGACCATTGCGCGCAAGCTACAGACACTTACTGATGTGGGACTGTCCTATATCAAACTCGGCCAAAATGCCACGACGCTCTCAGGTGGCGAGGCGCAGCGCGTGAAACTTTCCCGTGAACTCTCGAAACGCGATACGGGGAATACCCTATACATTCTGGACGAGCCGACTACGGGGCTTCATTTCTACGATATTGAACAGTTACTACGGGTGCTTCACCGCCTGAGGGATCACGGCAATACCATCGTCGTGATCGAACACAACCTGGAGGTTATCAAGACCGCCGACTGGATCATCGATCTCGGCCCCGAGGGCGGTGATCGGGGTGGCGAGGTCGTGGCCGTTGGCACGCCGGAAGAAGTGAGTCGTGAGTCACGCTCCTATACGGGATGCTATCTTGGGCCGATCCTCAAACGGGTGGCACGACCTGAGGATGAGACCTTCAGATTAGAACCGCTCACCGACAAAGCCGTGTGA
- a CDS encoding heme-binding protein → MLTEVFSKTMIELTLTMAEKAIAAAHAKAAELGVPMGVTVVDEAGRVVMAARADEAGFYTMDTSCAKAATSASYKRSTQALVEGREANPVFWDALPSVIPRQVLPSVGAVPIIKEGRVIGAVGVGGGTPDQDHACAQAGANAAIS, encoded by the coding sequence ATGCTCACAGAGGTATTTTCCAAAACCATGATCGAGCTGACACTCACCATGGCAGAGAAGGCGATTGCCGCCGCCCATGCCAAGGCCGCAGAGCTGGGTGTCCCCATGGGGGTCACGGTGGTGGACGAGGCCGGGCGGGTGGTGATGGCCGCCCGCGCCGACGAGGCGGGCTTTTATACCATGGATACCTCATGCGCCAAGGCGGCGACTTCCGCATCGTACAAGCGATCCACCCAGGCGCTCGTGGAGGGCCGGGAGGCCAATCCTGTCTTCTGGGACGCGCTGCCTTCGGTGATCCCGAGACAGGTGCTGCCCAGCGTGGGGGCTGTGCCGATCATCAAGGAAGGCCGCGTGATCGGTGCGGTGGGCGTTGGCGGTGGCACACCGGATCAGGATCATGCCTGCGCGCAGGCCGGGGCTAATGCGGCCATTTCCTAG
- a CDS encoding carbohydrate kinase family protein produces MSALICGSFAFDNIMVFPDRFKNHILPEKVHILNVSFMVPELRHEFGGCSGNIAYNLKLLGGDALPMGTVGTDFGPYAEWMDDNGIPRTHVRVIDTTLTAQAFITTDLDDNQITAFHPGAMSFSHENKVSDANGISIGIVSPDGRDGMLEHAAQFADAGIPFIFDPGQGMPLFDREELLRFLEQATWVTFNDYEWQLMQDRTGLSVETVCDRVEALIITKGANGSLICTRREHHEVPPAKPGAVNDPTGCGDAYRAGLLYGLMNDMDWVTTGRIASLMGAIKIQEFGTQNHRFEPPEFEGRFIECFGYSFV; encoded by the coding sequence ATGTCTGCATTGATCTGTGGGTCGTTTGCCTTTGACAATATCATGGTGTTTCCCGATCGCTTCAAGAATCACATCTTACCGGAGAAGGTGCACATCCTGAACGTATCGTTCATGGTGCCGGAGTTGCGACACGAGTTCGGCGGATGTTCGGGCAACATCGCCTACAATCTCAAACTGCTTGGCGGCGATGCACTTCCCATGGGGACTGTGGGCACGGATTTTGGCCCCTACGCCGAATGGATGGACGACAATGGGATACCGCGCACTCATGTGAGAGTGATCGACACAACCCTAACAGCGCAGGCGTTCATTACGACGGATCTGGACGATAATCAGATCACCGCTTTCCACCCGGGCGCGATGAGCTTCTCGCACGAAAATAAGGTGAGTGACGCCAATGGCATTTCCATCGGCATCGTCTCGCCAGACGGTCGTGACGGGATGCTCGAACACGCGGCACAATTCGCTGATGCAGGGATTCCGTTCATCTTTGATCCCGGTCAGGGCATGCCGTTGTTCGATCGTGAAGAGCTGTTGCGTTTTCTCGAGCAGGCCACCTGGGTCACCTTCAATGACTACGAATGGCAATTGATGCAGGATCGCACCGGCTTGTCAGTCGAGACGGTATGTGATCGTGTGGAGGCGCTGATCATAACGAAAGGGGCGAACGGCTCCCTCATCTGTACGCGTCGGGAGCATCATGAGGTGCCACCGGCGAAACCGGGGGCCGTCAATGACCCTACCGGTTGCGGCGATGCCTATCGCGCTGGATTGCTATACGGGTTGATGAACGATATGGACTGGGTGACAACGGGCCGGATTGCATCACTTATGGGGGCCATCAAAATCCAGGAATTCGGTACCCAGAACCATCGCTTTGAGCCGCCAGAGTTTGAAGGGCGGTTCATTGAGTGCTTTGGTTACAGCTTTGTTTAA